The following coding sequences are from one Cardinium endosymbiont of Culicoides punctatus window:
- the truA gene encoding tRNA pseudouridine(38-40) synthase TruA, translating to MRYFIYVSYIGRVYSGWQIQKNAISVQGILQELLSKILSEPIHLYGSGRTDKGVHAKQQVAHFDVTPTLDTSNLLYRLNRMLPSDISITTIRPVVDDAHARFDASYRIYEYTINVNKDPFCGYTASWLHHLPPLELLNQAAALFCLKTDFEFFSKITHQVQHFVCDIQEAAWVQKGSQLVFRIKADRFLYGMVRTIVSTMLKVGTGKMSLSVLKKMILEKPLKRPIITLAPPHGLTLVEVGYPEVLFLE from the coding sequence ATGCGTTATTTTATATATGTCTCTTATATTGGGCGGGTATATAGCGGCTGGCAGATACAGAAAAATGCGATTTCTGTGCAGGGCATTCTACAAGAATTATTAAGCAAGATATTATCCGAGCCTATTCATCTCTATGGAAGTGGTAGAACAGACAAAGGTGTACATGCCAAACAACAAGTTGCTCATTTTGATGTAACCCCTACCTTAGATACCTCTAATCTATTATATAGGCTTAATAGGATGCTTCCATCAGATATTAGCATTACGACTATTCGTCCAGTGGTAGATGATGCACATGCCCGTTTTGATGCTTCTTATAGGATATATGAGTACACCATCAATGTGAACAAAGATCCATTTTGTGGATATACAGCTAGCTGGTTGCACCACTTACCTCCATTGGAATTATTAAATCAAGCAGCAGCACTTTTTTGCCTGAAGACCGATTTTGAATTTTTTAGCAAGATAACCCATCAAGTACAACATTTTGTATGTGATATACAAGAGGCTGCTTGGGTCCAAAAGGGCTCTCAACTCGTATTTCGTATTAAGGCAGATCGTTTTTTATATGGTATGGTTAGAACCATTGTAAGCACGATGCTTAAAGTAGGAACTGGCAAAATGAGTTTAAGTGTTCTAAAAAAAATGATCTTGGAAAAACCGCTCAAACGACCTATAATTACCTTAGCTCCTCCACATGGTTTAACACTGGTAGAGGTAGGGTATCCAGAAGTGTTATTTCTAGAATAG
- the lpdA gene encoding dihydrolipoyl dehydrogenase codes for MSTQYDIIIIGSGPGGYVAAIRAAQLGMHVAVVEQDLIGGICLNWGCIPTKALLKSAEVFNYLKHAADYGIQAEQVKPDFQGMMQRSRNVADTMGKGIHHLFKKNKITILEGRGKVLPNETVSVTDKKGEDTLYTAPHIIIATGARSRSLPKVPIDGSNVIGYREALSLVTQPASMVIIGGGAIGCEFAYFYNTIGTKVTLVEYMPRLLPLEDEDISKQIEKSFTKQGIQVYTGSEVTQVKVVTPGTHVHMHTPKGDIQLAGDIVLSAAGIQPNIEHIGLEEVGICIEDGRIAVDAYYKTNCKGIYAIGDVIKGPALAHVASAEGIICVEKIAGLNPDPLNYNNVPNCTYTYPEVASVGYTEKAAKEAGYKTKIGIFPFSASGKAHAAGNPEGLVKVIFDAQYGEWLGAHMIGAHVTEMIAEVVVARKLETTAHEIQTSIHPHPTMSESIVEAVHAAYGEAIHV; via the coding sequence ATGTCAACACAATACGATATTATTATAATTGGAAGTGGCCCAGGAGGCTATGTTGCAGCGATTCGGGCTGCTCAGCTAGGTATGCATGTTGCCGTGGTAGAACAAGATTTAATAGGTGGGATTTGTCTTAACTGGGGATGTATCCCTACAAAAGCATTGCTAAAAAGTGCAGAAGTATTTAACTATTTAAAGCATGCTGCAGATTACGGCATTCAAGCAGAACAAGTAAAGCCAGACTTTCAAGGAATGATGCAACGAAGCAGAAATGTTGCAGATACTATGGGTAAAGGTATTCATCACCTATTTAAAAAGAATAAAATTACTATCTTAGAGGGGCGTGGTAAAGTTTTGCCTAATGAAACCGTTTCTGTAACAGACAAAAAAGGAGAAGATACGCTATATACTGCTCCCCATATTATTATTGCCACTGGAGCAAGAAGTCGTTCTTTGCCAAAAGTACCTATAGATGGATCCAATGTTATTGGTTATAGAGAAGCCCTTTCCCTTGTTACCCAACCAGCTTCCATGGTAATTATTGGTGGAGGTGCTATTGGATGTGAATTCGCCTATTTTTACAACACAATAGGCACAAAAGTAACCCTAGTGGAATATATGCCACGCCTATTACCCCTTGAAGATGAAGATATCTCTAAACAAATAGAAAAATCTTTTACCAAACAGGGGATTCAGGTTTATACTGGCTCAGAAGTTACGCAAGTAAAAGTTGTAACACCAGGAACCCATGTACATATGCATACCCCAAAGGGAGATATACAACTAGCTGGTGATATTGTCCTGTCTGCTGCCGGCATTCAGCCAAATATAGAACATATTGGCTTAGAAGAAGTTGGCATATGCATAGAAGATGGAAGAATTGCAGTAGATGCCTATTATAAAACCAATTGCAAAGGAATCTATGCCATTGGAGATGTGATCAAAGGTCCAGCATTGGCCCATGTAGCATCCGCAGAAGGAATTATTTGTGTAGAAAAAATAGCTGGACTGAATCCAGATCCTTTGAATTACAATAATGTTCCAAACTGTACCTATACCTATCCAGAAGTGGCTTCAGTAGGCTATACAGAGAAGGCTGCAAAAGAAGCTGGTTACAAAACTAAAATAGGTATTTTCCCATTTTCTGCTTCTGGGAAGGCACATGCAGCTGGTAATCCCGAGGGGCTTGTGAAAGTGATTTTTGATGCCCAATATGGAGAGTGGTTAGGTGCACATATGATTGGTGCTCATGTTACAGAAATGATAGCAGAAGTAGTTGTAGCACGTAAACTAGAAACCACTGCACATGAGATTCAAACCAGTATACATCCACATCCAACCATGTCTGAATCCATTGTGGAGGCCGTTCATGCAGCATATGGAGAGGCAATTCACGTATAG
- a CDS encoding potassium/proton antiporter — MNLPESLLIAGSFLLFLSIVTTRLSTRLGIPALILFLLVGMAAGHEKLGNIDFHNPMAAQLLGAITLSLILFTGGIETEYKHIQPILWNGILLATVGILITTFCVGIFTWGVTKLWGGSIQFTLLEGLLMGSIVASTDAAAVFSIIRSKNMNLKANLSPLLELESGSNDTMAWFLMLLFKTLIITQQAMSPMAALFTFVQEMVVGGLAGIIIGRLMLLLLKNLQLANRSLYPGLILAVVIFTYSGTHFLHGNAFLAVYLVGLILGNRDFPHKKSIIQFCEGVSWLMQIIMFIMLGLLVYPNKLLPIAGIGMLLSMFLMFIARPLSVFLSLCFSRTLNFNHKVFISWVGLRGAVPIVFATYPLLDNIDKAGIIYHIVFFIVLTSILFQGTTLSPLAKWLDLEEPIAEEHTPSIQLSQEVNSELIELIVPEHATAIGKKIVQLSLPENSLIVLIKRNGSFIIPRGDTIVTVLDLLMIMVEDREAIDVVKERLGIIH, encoded by the coding sequence ATGAATCTTCCAGAAAGTCTACTCATTGCTGGTTCTTTTTTACTTTTCTTAAGTATAGTAACTACTAGACTATCTACTAGACTGGGTATTCCTGCATTAATACTTTTTTTATTGGTAGGCATGGCCGCAGGGCATGAAAAATTAGGGAATATTGATTTTCATAACCCGATGGCCGCACAATTACTAGGTGCCATTACACTTAGTTTAATCCTTTTTACAGGAGGAATAGAAACAGAATACAAACACATACAGCCTATTCTTTGGAATGGCATATTACTAGCAACGGTAGGTATTTTAATTACCACCTTCTGTGTGGGAATTTTTACTTGGGGGGTTACCAAACTTTGGGGAGGCAGTATACAATTTACCTTATTAGAAGGTCTGCTGATGGGTTCCATTGTTGCATCTACAGATGCCGCAGCGGTATTTTCCATTATTAGGTCTAAAAATATGAATCTCAAAGCCAACCTTAGTCCCCTCTTGGAGCTAGAGTCTGGTAGTAATGATACCATGGCATGGTTTTTAATGCTTTTATTTAAAACACTCATTATAACTCAACAAGCCATGAGTCCAATGGCTGCACTATTTACCTTTGTTCAAGAAATGGTTGTAGGAGGTTTAGCTGGTATAATAATAGGTAGACTCATGCTCTTATTGCTTAAAAATCTTCAACTTGCCAACCGTTCACTCTATCCAGGCTTGATATTAGCTGTGGTCATTTTCACCTATTCTGGAACACACTTTTTACATGGAAATGCTTTTTTGGCTGTTTATCTCGTGGGATTAATTTTAGGAAATAGAGACTTCCCACATAAAAAAAGCATCATACAATTTTGTGAAGGGGTTTCCTGGCTGATGCAAATTATTATGTTTATCATGCTTGGGTTATTGGTCTATCCAAATAAGTTGCTGCCTATTGCGGGAATTGGGATGTTGTTATCTATGTTCTTAATGTTTATAGCACGTCCTTTAAGTGTATTCCTTTCATTATGTTTTTCTAGAACCCTAAACTTTAACCATAAGGTTTTTATTTCTTGGGTAGGGTTAAGAGGAGCCGTTCCGATTGTATTTGCTACCTATCCATTGTTAGATAACATTGACAAGGCTGGTATTATCTACCATATTGTTTTCTTTATTGTACTTACCTCTATTTTGTTCCAGGGGACAACATTGTCTCCATTGGCAAAATGGTTGGATTTAGAAGAACCTATAGCAGAGGAACATACACCTAGTATTCAGCTATCACAAGAGGTAAACAGCGAACTTATTGAACTCATTGTTCCGGAACATGCTACTGCCATTGGAAAGAAAATCGTACAGCTGAGTTTACCTGAAAACTCATTAATTGTACTTATAAAACGCAATGGTTCCTTTATTATTCCTAGAGGTGACACCATTGTTACCGTACTGGATTTGCTCATGATTATGGTAGAAGACAGAGAAGCAATTGATGTTGTTAAGGAGCGGCTTGGCATAATTCATTAA